The Gadus macrocephalus chromosome 13, ASM3116895v1 genome includes a window with the following:
- the LOC132471191 gene encoding uncharacterized protein LOC132471191 isoform X2: MSRRHARCSVVGCKDDHKSLHRVPAAEDRRAAWIDFIFEGQVPATVGKNLLVCARHFKTDCFSNLGQYTAELAGKLFLNEGALPTLRGVPADERHAIASVQLPATRDIGCQTEPPQRRSVGTQLSLKTLHSHYRSAAVQATVSCKNFGTSTGPFTHSLPLQRPRSIKQPYKRPRLEQEEFEEEEDSLEGCSILASQGLEATYDSEDSVTALTESTVMSDAESTSKHEIRKYIVYETCLMELFDVCAVCKCVCAVKTKRLGTFISVEQLCEYCEYSRIWKSQPLLDNTPAGNLQLSAAVYISGASFFKLQRVFKAMHLQIFLSDTFRRHARMFIEPAIVHKWKNSQELMLQQLSEESKVILCGDMRADSPGHCAKFGIYTMMALNTNTVVDLQLVQSNEVGGSSHMEQEGLKRSLELFGARGVTLDCIVTDSHPQIQRFLRENNITQFYDVWHMEKATPAFYKLEKALTKKTVLRDIAKLSPHHQTSSLDAFHALILQFAPKNVIYPYLGILCRHYLAALHYNENADRGQATTSSWDPIYSLSFPKTRKGECRAKPVKTEATFRYVDDLMDMIMENVFVDPSSYRAEILKMNIPPDPSSEYEHQNEEEAKFL, translated from the exons ATGTCGAGGCGCCACGCGAGGTGTTCTGTTGTTGGCTGTAAAGATGACCACAAATCACTCCATCGCGTCCCAGCCGCAGAGGACAGAAGAGCGGCGTGgattgatttcatttttgaGGGCCAAGTCCCAGCCACAGTTGGCAAAAATCTGTTGGTCTGTGCTCGCCACTTCAAGACTGACTGTTTCTCCAACCTCGGTCAATACACGGCAGAATTAGCTGGGAAACTTTTTCTTAACGAGGGGGCACTTCCAACTTTGCGTGGAGTACCTGCAGACGAGAGACAT GCCATTGCATCAGTACAGTTACCTGCTACAAGGGATATAGGCTGCCAGACTGAGCCACCACAGAGACGCAGTGTTGGTACACAACTCTCTTTGAAGACTCTTCATTCACATTACAGAAGCGCAG CTGTCCAGGCTACTGTGTCCTGCAAGAACTTTGGCACATCAACTGGTCCCTTCACACACTCGCTGCCTTTACAAAGGCCGAGATCTATAAAGCAGCCATATAAGAGACCTcgcctggagcaggaggagtttgaggaggaggaggattctcTCGAGGGCTGCTCAATACTGGCTTCTCAAGGGCTGGAAGCAACCTATGACTCTGAAGACTCGGTTACCGCTTTGACAGAGTCAACAGTCATGTC agaTGCTGAATCCACTTCCAAACATGAGATAAGGAAGTACATAGTGTACGAGACCTGTCTCATGGAGCTGTTcgatgtgtgtgctgtgtgcaagtgtgtatgtgCTGTTAAAACCAAAAGGCTTGGGACGTTCATATCAGTGGAACAGCTGTGTGAGTATTGCGAGTATTCCCGAATTTGGAAAAGCCAGCCTCTTCTGGATAACACGCCAGCTGGGAATTTACAGCTTTCGGCAGCAGTGTACATCAGTGGAGCCTCTTTCTTCAAACTTCAAAGG GTGTTTAAGGCAATGCATCTGCAGATTTTTCTCTCCGACACCTTTCGTCGGCATGCTAGAATGTTTATAGAGCCAGCTATTGTCCACAAATGGAAAAATTCCCAGGAATTGATGCTGCAGCAGCTCAGCGAAGAAAGTAAAGTAATACTTTGTGGTGACATGAGGGCTGATTCTCCAG GGCACTGTGCAAAATTTGGGATCTACACCATGATGGCCCTCAACACCAATACTGTTGTCGATCTCCAGTTGGTTCAG AGCAATGAGGTTGGAGGTAGCTCCCATATGGAGCAGGAAGGCCTGAAGAGGAGCCTTGAATTGTTCGGTGCACGTGGGGTAACCCTTGATTGCATCGTCACCGACAGTCATCCACAAATTCAAAGATTTCTGAGGGAGAACAACATCACTCAATTCTATGACGTCTGGCACATGGAGAAAG CCACTCCTGCATTCTACAAGCTGGAGAAGGCGCTGACCAAAAAGACAGTCCTAAGGGACATTGCAAAGCTCAGTCcccaccaccagacctcctcttTGGACGCATTCCACGCTTTGATCCTGCAGTTCGCTCCTAAAAACGTGATCTATCCATATCTAGGAATACTTTGCAG ACACTACCTGGCTGCACTGCATTACAACGAGAATGCTGATAGAGGACAAGCCACCACGTCGTCATGGGATCCTATTTACAGTCTGAGCTTTCCAAAGACCAGGAAGGGAGAGTGCAGAGCCAAACCAGTGAAGACTGAGGCGACATTCC
- the LOC132471191 gene encoding uncharacterized protein LOC132471191 isoform X1 produces the protein MSRRHARCSVVGCKDDHKSLHRVPAAEDRRAAWIDFIFEGQVPATVGKNLLVCARHFKTDCFSNLGQYTAELAGKLFLNEGALPTLRGVPADERHAIASVQLPATRDIGCQTEPPQRRSVGTQLSLKTLHSHYRSAAVQATVSCKNFGTSTGPFTHSLPLQRPRSIKQPYKRPRLEQEEFEEEEDSLEGCSILASQGLEATYDSEDSVTALTESTVMSDAESTSKHEIRKYIVYETCLMELFDVCAVCKCVCAVKTKRLGTFISVEQLCEYCEYSRIWKSQPLLDNTPAGNLQLSAAVYISGASFFKLQRVFKAMHLQIFLSDTFRRHARMFIEPAIVHKWKNSQELMLQQLSEESKVILCGDMRADSPGHCAKFGIYTMMALNTNTVVDLQLVQSNEVGGSSHMEQEGLKRSLELFGARGVTLDCIVTDSHPQIQRFLRENNITQFYDVWHMEKGISKQLHKISKTKDCQKVKKWMRAIRNHVHWTAESSKTGPERLAKWTSLLNHVQDIHTHDDPLFPKCLHAIRSTRDKSKWLSAATPAFYKLEKALTKKTVLRDIAKLSPHHQTSSLDAFHALILQFAPKNVIYPYLGILCRHYLAALHYNENADRGQATTSSWDPIYSLSFPKTRKGECRAKPVKTEATFRYVDDLMDMIMENVFVDPSSYRAEILKMNIPPDPSSEYEHQNEEEAKFL, from the exons ATGTCGAGGCGCCACGCGAGGTGTTCTGTTGTTGGCTGTAAAGATGACCACAAATCACTCCATCGCGTCCCAGCCGCAGAGGACAGAAGAGCGGCGTGgattgatttcatttttgaGGGCCAAGTCCCAGCCACAGTTGGCAAAAATCTGTTGGTCTGTGCTCGCCACTTCAAGACTGACTGTTTCTCCAACCTCGGTCAATACACGGCAGAATTAGCTGGGAAACTTTTTCTTAACGAGGGGGCACTTCCAACTTTGCGTGGAGTACCTGCAGACGAGAGACAT GCCATTGCATCAGTACAGTTACCTGCTACAAGGGATATAGGCTGCCAGACTGAGCCACCACAGAGACGCAGTGTTGGTACACAACTCTCTTTGAAGACTCTTCATTCACATTACAGAAGCGCAG CTGTCCAGGCTACTGTGTCCTGCAAGAACTTTGGCACATCAACTGGTCCCTTCACACACTCGCTGCCTTTACAAAGGCCGAGATCTATAAAGCAGCCATATAAGAGACCTcgcctggagcaggaggagtttgaggaggaggaggattctcTCGAGGGCTGCTCAATACTGGCTTCTCAAGGGCTGGAAGCAACCTATGACTCTGAAGACTCGGTTACCGCTTTGACAGAGTCAACAGTCATGTC agaTGCTGAATCCACTTCCAAACATGAGATAAGGAAGTACATAGTGTACGAGACCTGTCTCATGGAGCTGTTcgatgtgtgtgctgtgtgcaagtgtgtatgtgCTGTTAAAACCAAAAGGCTTGGGACGTTCATATCAGTGGAACAGCTGTGTGAGTATTGCGAGTATTCCCGAATTTGGAAAAGCCAGCCTCTTCTGGATAACACGCCAGCTGGGAATTTACAGCTTTCGGCAGCAGTGTACATCAGTGGAGCCTCTTTCTTCAAACTTCAAAGG GTGTTTAAGGCAATGCATCTGCAGATTTTTCTCTCCGACACCTTTCGTCGGCATGCTAGAATGTTTATAGAGCCAGCTATTGTCCACAAATGGAAAAATTCCCAGGAATTGATGCTGCAGCAGCTCAGCGAAGAAAGTAAAGTAATACTTTGTGGTGACATGAGGGCTGATTCTCCAG GGCACTGTGCAAAATTTGGGATCTACACCATGATGGCCCTCAACACCAATACTGTTGTCGATCTCCAGTTGGTTCAG AGCAATGAGGTTGGAGGTAGCTCCCATATGGAGCAGGAAGGCCTGAAGAGGAGCCTTGAATTGTTCGGTGCACGTGGGGTAACCCTTGATTGCATCGTCACCGACAGTCATCCACAAATTCAAAGATTTCTGAGGGAGAACAACATCACTCAATTCTATGACGTCTGGCACATGGAGAAAG GAATTTCCAAGCAACTACATAAAATTAGCAAAACAAAGGACTGCCAAAAAGTAAAGAAGTGGATGCGAGCCATCAGAAACCACGTCCATTGGACTGCAGAATCGTCAAAAACCGGGCCGGAAAGATTGGCAAAATGGACCTCCCTCCTAAACCATGTTCAGGATATTCATACTCATGATGACCCCCTCTTCCCAAAATGTCTACATGCAATTCGCAGCACAAGGGACAAGAGTAAATGGCTCTCAGCAG CCACTCCTGCATTCTACAAGCTGGAGAAGGCGCTGACCAAAAAGACAGTCCTAAGGGACATTGCAAAGCTCAGTCcccaccaccagacctcctcttTGGACGCATTCCACGCTTTGATCCTGCAGTTCGCTCCTAAAAACGTGATCTATCCATATCTAGGAATACTTTGCAG ACACTACCTGGCTGCACTGCATTACAACGAGAATGCTGATAGAGGACAAGCCACCACGTCGTCATGGGATCCTATTTACAGTCTGAGCTTTCCAAAGACCAGGAAGGGAGAGTGCAGAGCCAAACCAGTGAAGACTGAGGCGACATTCC